A stretch of Prunus dulcis chromosome 6, ALMONDv2, whole genome shotgun sequence DNA encodes these proteins:
- the LOC117632569 gene encoding uncharacterized protein LOC117632569 isoform X2 encodes MDSDVDVSRWVLELLIRDREKECIAKRVLAVAPFSDQDYRLKKTVLLRTIECDVYDALVSETMLETLEMIEDLDLTQGIATTDSMKAAYFAVATECTVKFLVGLMGKPSGKYLEAVDRIWRGRVGSLERSETSQLISAELRQRMDEVEAGVWDLRVSKKLSRMNTRNDALRLVAVYVKEALALMGPPFITWAVRLNVPKEVADLEGDQIAVAKEANVGGGPEAEAQTKNGANVGDRSELEAQTENGANAGDGSELEAQMANAADVGGESELEAQMENGANVGGESELEAQMENGGNVQMASGTNAVDGSELEKEVVNETNAGDGSQLELQTTNGTNAAGESVLEVQMAQRVNEANGSCGFESGPQPMTGVQLREVGARRMPPTMSRDLVLNEMDSGFTNREVLRFGDDQVHATGVGLPSTNRELVLSLDPTTKDKEIQRSTGLRYKHLAHRRTRGPVRIRDAEDMGTDLSNSKYDSLSTPEVSNAQEALRSSILELQAVVTDPLPDALRVAETIRLDLAMKSVNAGAENLSVEKGAGPVQSHNDNLGNMSVPQSSGKEKDVPTPPVNQGKGTESVQTDDANLGNPSSSNKNNAPRPMTDPLPDALRVAETIRLDLAKKSVNVGAENLSVEIGAGPVQSHNDNLGNVSVPQSSGKEKDVPNPPVNQGKGTESVQTDDVNLGNPSSSNKNNAPRPSLMERNTTAHTYEWDDSIDTSQGAMKDPGRLYLPSPKRNAVSPLKKYENKRFTKRRKAKRWSLLEEDTLRTGVQKYGAGNWKFILNSYREIFEERTEVDLKDKWRNMTR; translated from the exons ATGGACTCAGACGTCGACGTTTCCCGGTGGGTCCTCGAGCTCCTTATCCGAGACCGCGAGAAGGAGTGCATTGCCAAGAGAGTCCTAGCAGTTGCGCCATTCTCGGACCAAGACTATCGCTTGAAGAAGACCGTGCTCCTCCGAACCATCGAGTGCGATGTTTACGACGCTTTGGTCAGCGAAACGATGCTAGAAACGCTTGAAATGATCGAGGATTTGGATCTTACCCAAGGTATTGCGACCACGGACTCCATGAAAGCCGCGTACTTTGCCGTGGCCACTGAGTGTACGGTCAAGTTCTTGGTGGGCCTCATGGGAAAGCCGAGCGGGAAGTACTTGGAGGCTGTTGATCGGATTTGGAGAGGGAGGGTTGGGTCTTTGGAGCGGTCAGAGACGAGCCAGCTGATATCTGCCGAGTTGAGGCAGAGAATGGACGAGGTCGAGGCGGGGGTTTGGGATTTGAGAGTGTCGAAGAAGTTGTCAAGGATGAACACGAGGAACGATGCGCTGAGATTGGTTGCGGTATATGTGAAGGAAGCTTTGGCGTTAATGGGACCTCCGTTTATTACTTGGGCTGTAAGATTGAATGTGCCCAAGGAAGTTGCCGACTTGGAGGGTGATCAGATTGCAGTGGCGAAAGAGGCTAATGTGGGTGGTGGGCCTGAAGCGGAGGCGCAAACAAAGAATGGGGCAAATGTGGGTGATAGGTCTGAATTGGAGGCACAAACGGAGAATGGGGCTAATGCCGGTGATGGGTCTGAACTGGAGGCTCAAATGGCGAATGCGGCTGATGTTGGGGGTGAGTCTGAATTGGAGGCTCAAATGGAGAATGGGGCTAATGTTGGCGGTGAGTCTGAATTGGAAGCTCAAATGGAGAATGGGGGTAATGTGCAAATGGCTAGTGGAACTAATGCGGTTGATGGGTCTGAATTGGAGAAGGAAGTGGTTAATGAGACTAATGCAGGGGATGGGTCTCAGTTGGAGTTGCAAACTACAAATGGGACTAATGCGGCTGGTGAATCTGTACTGGAGGTGCAAATG GCGCAAAGGGTGAATGAGGCTAATGGGAGTTGTGGGTTTGAATCGGGTCCACAACCGATGACTGGGGTCCAATTGCGGGAAGTCGGGGCAAGGCGCATGCCACCTACTATGAGCCGGGATTTGGTTTTGAATGAAATGGATTCTGGATTCACGAACAGAGAGGTGCTCAGGTTCGGTGATGATCAGGTTCATGCCACAGGCGTGGGTTTGCCTAGTACGAATAGGGAACTGGTTCTCAGTTTAGATCCAACCACGAAAGATAAAG AAATTCAGAGGAGTACGGGACTTAGATACAAGCACCTTGCTCATAGGCGCACTAGAGGACCGGTTAGGATTCGGGACGCTGAAGATATGGGCACAGACTTATCAAATAGCAAATATGATTCCCTGTCTACCCCTGAAGTTAGCAATGCACAAGAAGCACTTAGATCCAGTATTTTGGAGCTACAAGCAGTAGTGACAGATCCACTTCCAGATGCTTTACGAGTGGCTGAAACCATAAGATTGGATTTGGCAATGAAATCTGTGAATGCAGGGGCAGAAAATCTCTCTGTTGAGAAGGGTGCTGGACCTGTTCAATCTCATAATGATAATCTTGGAAATATGTCTGTTCCCCAATCtagtggaaaagaaaaggatgtACCAACTCCTCCTGTCAACCAGGGAAAAGGAACTGAGTCTGTTCAAACAGATGATGCCAATCTTGGAAATCCGTCTTCCAGCAATAAGAATAATGCTCCTCGACCAATGACAGATCCACTTCCGGATGCTTTACGAGTGGCTGAAACCATAAGATTGGATTTGGCCAAGAAATCTGTGAATGTAGGGGCAGAAAATCTCTCTGTCGAGATAGGTGCTGGACCTGTTCAATCTCATAATGATAATCTTGGAAATGTGTCCGTTCCCCAATCtagtggaaaagaaaaggatgtACCAAATCCTCCAGTCAACCAGGGAAAAGGAACTGAGTCTGTTCAAACTGATGATGTCAATCTTGGAAATCCGTCTTCcagcaataaaaataatgccCCTCGACCTAGCTTGATGGAACGTAATACTACTGCTCATACTTACGAG TGGGATGACTCAATAGATACGTCACAAGGAGCAATGAAAGATCCAGGCAGGCTTTACTTACCTAGCCCAAAGAGGAATGCTGTTTCTCCATTGAAGAAGTATGAGAATAAGAGATTTACTAAGAGAAGAAAAGCTAAGAGATGGAGCTTATTGGAAGAAGACACCTTAAGGACTGGTGTACAGAA GTATGGCGCAGGAAACtggaaatttattttgaatagcTACCGTGAGATATTTGAAGAGAGAACTGAG GTTGATTTGAAGGACAAATGGAGAAATATGACACGGTAG
- the LOC117632569 gene encoding uncharacterized protein LOC117632569 isoform X1, whose product MDSDVDVSRWVLELLIRDREKECIAKRVLAVAPFSDQDYRLKKTVLLRTIECDVYDALVSETMLETLEMIEDLDLTQGIATTDSMKAAYFAVATECTVKFLVGLMGKPSGKYLEAVDRIWRGRVGSLERSETSQLISAELRQRMDEVEAGVWDLRVSKKLSRMNTRNDALRLVAVYVKEALALMGPPFITWAVRLNVPKEVADLEGDQIAVAKEANVGGGPEAEAQTKNGANVGDRSELEAQTENGANAGDGSELEAQMANAADVGGESELEAQMENGANVGGESELEAQMENGGNVQMASGTNAVDGSELEKEVVNETNAGDGSQLELQTTNGTNAAGESVLEVQMVSGANVGDGSELEAHTVNATNVGSESELEAQLVNGTNLGDGCELQAQRVNEANGSCGFESGPQPMTGVQLREVGARRMPPTMSRDLVLNEMDSGFTNREVLRFGDDQVHATGVGLPSTNRELVLSLDPTTKDKEIQRSTGLRYKHLAHRRTRGPVRIRDAEDMGTDLSNSKYDSLSTPEVSNAQEALRSSILELQAVVTDPLPDALRVAETIRLDLAMKSVNAGAENLSVEKGAGPVQSHNDNLGNMSVPQSSGKEKDVPTPPVNQGKGTESVQTDDANLGNPSSSNKNNAPRPMTDPLPDALRVAETIRLDLAKKSVNVGAENLSVEIGAGPVQSHNDNLGNVSVPQSSGKEKDVPNPPVNQGKGTESVQTDDVNLGNPSSSNKNNAPRPSLMERNTTAHTYEWDDSIDTSQGAMKDPGRLYLPSPKRNAVSPLKKYENKRFTKRRKAKRWSLLEEDTLRTGVQKYGAGNWKFILNSYREIFEERTEVDLKDKWRNMTR is encoded by the exons ATGGACTCAGACGTCGACGTTTCCCGGTGGGTCCTCGAGCTCCTTATCCGAGACCGCGAGAAGGAGTGCATTGCCAAGAGAGTCCTAGCAGTTGCGCCATTCTCGGACCAAGACTATCGCTTGAAGAAGACCGTGCTCCTCCGAACCATCGAGTGCGATGTTTACGACGCTTTGGTCAGCGAAACGATGCTAGAAACGCTTGAAATGATCGAGGATTTGGATCTTACCCAAGGTATTGCGACCACGGACTCCATGAAAGCCGCGTACTTTGCCGTGGCCACTGAGTGTACGGTCAAGTTCTTGGTGGGCCTCATGGGAAAGCCGAGCGGGAAGTACTTGGAGGCTGTTGATCGGATTTGGAGAGGGAGGGTTGGGTCTTTGGAGCGGTCAGAGACGAGCCAGCTGATATCTGCCGAGTTGAGGCAGAGAATGGACGAGGTCGAGGCGGGGGTTTGGGATTTGAGAGTGTCGAAGAAGTTGTCAAGGATGAACACGAGGAACGATGCGCTGAGATTGGTTGCGGTATATGTGAAGGAAGCTTTGGCGTTAATGGGACCTCCGTTTATTACTTGGGCTGTAAGATTGAATGTGCCCAAGGAAGTTGCCGACTTGGAGGGTGATCAGATTGCAGTGGCGAAAGAGGCTAATGTGGGTGGTGGGCCTGAAGCGGAGGCGCAAACAAAGAATGGGGCAAATGTGGGTGATAGGTCTGAATTGGAGGCACAAACGGAGAATGGGGCTAATGCCGGTGATGGGTCTGAACTGGAGGCTCAAATGGCGAATGCGGCTGATGTTGGGGGTGAGTCTGAATTGGAGGCTCAAATGGAGAATGGGGCTAATGTTGGCGGTGAGTCTGAATTGGAAGCTCAAATGGAGAATGGGGGTAATGTGCAAATGGCTAGTGGAACTAATGCGGTTGATGGGTCTGAATTGGAGAAGGAAGTGGTTAATGAGACTAATGCAGGGGATGGGTCTCAGTTGGAGTTGCAAACTACAAATGGGACTAATGCGGCTGGTGAATCTGTACTGGAGGTGCAAATGGTGAGTGGGGCTAATGTGGGTGATGGGTCTGAATTGGAGGCGCACACTGTTAATGCGACTAATGTGGGTAGTGAGTCTGAATTGGAGGCACAACTAGTGAATGGGACTAATTTGGGTGATGGGTGTGAATTGCAGGCGCAAAGGGTGAATGAGGCTAATGGGAGTTGTGGGTTTGAATCGGGTCCACAACCGATGACTGGGGTCCAATTGCGGGAAGTCGGGGCAAGGCGCATGCCACCTACTATGAGCCGGGATTTGGTTTTGAATGAAATGGATTCTGGATTCACGAACAGAGAGGTGCTCAGGTTCGGTGATGATCAGGTTCATGCCACAGGCGTGGGTTTGCCTAGTACGAATAGGGAACTGGTTCTCAGTTTAGATCCAACCACGAAAGATAAAG AAATTCAGAGGAGTACGGGACTTAGATACAAGCACCTTGCTCATAGGCGCACTAGAGGACCGGTTAGGATTCGGGACGCTGAAGATATGGGCACAGACTTATCAAATAGCAAATATGATTCCCTGTCTACCCCTGAAGTTAGCAATGCACAAGAAGCACTTAGATCCAGTATTTTGGAGCTACAAGCAGTAGTGACAGATCCACTTCCAGATGCTTTACGAGTGGCTGAAACCATAAGATTGGATTTGGCAATGAAATCTGTGAATGCAGGGGCAGAAAATCTCTCTGTTGAGAAGGGTGCTGGACCTGTTCAATCTCATAATGATAATCTTGGAAATATGTCTGTTCCCCAATCtagtggaaaagaaaaggatgtACCAACTCCTCCTGTCAACCAGGGAAAAGGAACTGAGTCTGTTCAAACAGATGATGCCAATCTTGGAAATCCGTCTTCCAGCAATAAGAATAATGCTCCTCGACCAATGACAGATCCACTTCCGGATGCTTTACGAGTGGCTGAAACCATAAGATTGGATTTGGCCAAGAAATCTGTGAATGTAGGGGCAGAAAATCTCTCTGTCGAGATAGGTGCTGGACCTGTTCAATCTCATAATGATAATCTTGGAAATGTGTCCGTTCCCCAATCtagtggaaaagaaaaggatgtACCAAATCCTCCAGTCAACCAGGGAAAAGGAACTGAGTCTGTTCAAACTGATGATGTCAATCTTGGAAATCCGTCTTCcagcaataaaaataatgccCCTCGACCTAGCTTGATGGAACGTAATACTACTGCTCATACTTACGAG TGGGATGACTCAATAGATACGTCACAAGGAGCAATGAAAGATCCAGGCAGGCTTTACTTACCTAGCCCAAAGAGGAATGCTGTTTCTCCATTGAAGAAGTATGAGAATAAGAGATTTACTAAGAGAAGAAAAGCTAAGAGATGGAGCTTATTGGAAGAAGACACCTTAAGGACTGGTGTACAGAA GTATGGCGCAGGAAACtggaaatttattttgaatagcTACCGTGAGATATTTGAAGAGAGAACTGAG GTTGATTTGAAGGACAAATGGAGAAATATGACACGGTAG